The genomic region CGTGTGGGCGCCCTGGGCACAGGTGCTGCTGGGCGGGTCTGAGGCGTCGTCCCAGTCCCTTTCACAGCACTCAGATTGTATTTCCCTCCCGGCTGCACGGTGACCGTCACCGTGCCGTTGAGGTCCGTGCGGTAGATGGCTGCGCCCACGCTCTTGTACAGGGCCAGCGCTTCCGAGGTGGGATGGCCGTAGTTGTTGGGGCCGACGCCGATGACCACGTTGCTGGGACGCACGGCCCTGAGCCACGCGGGGCTGTCCCCGTTCTTCGCCCCATGGTGGATGGATTTATAGACGTCGATGGGGCCGAGTTTGCTGGCCGGGTACGTCTTCAGCCAGCCCTGAGTTTCGGCAGTCTCGCTGTCGCCAGTCATCAGGGCCCGGAACGCGCCGTACTCGACGAGCAGGCCGACGCTGTTGAGGTTCTGGTCCCCTCTGGGCATGCCGGGGGGTGGGGGCAGGACGGTCACCTTCACGCTGCCGAGGTTGATGACCCGGTCACTGGCCAGCAGGCCCTGGGTCCCCGCGGTCTTGACCGCTGTCGTCAGCTTGCCGAAGGTCTGGGTCGTGGCCGCGATGCCGTTGTTGAGGAAGAACTTCGGCTTGAAGCGCTGAACGGCCGGAATCAGGCCCGTGACGTGGTCCGCATCGCCATGTGATGCGGCCACGACAGCCAGGGACCGAACGCCGTACTGAGTCAGCAACTCCGTCATGCGTTTCTCGCTGCGCCCGCCGTCGTACAGCAGGCTCTGGCCTTCGGGGGCAGTGATCAGCACCGCGTCCCCCTGGCCGACGTCCAGGAAGCGGATGGTCAGCACGCCGGGTAAGGCGGTCTGAGCCAGAGCGCCTCCGCTCAGCAGCGCCGCCAATAAGAGGAGGCGCCTCACAGGTCCAGGTCTCCTGCGGGCGTCTGGGCATTCAACCTATCGAGCGTCCGCTGGCCTAGGGCGTGGCGTCGGTCCGTTTCCTCGTGGTCCACCTCGAGGTCCACGTCGCCGCCCTGAACGTCGAGGCGGACCACATCGCCCTCTTTGACCCCTGTGGGCAGACTTGCCAGGCGCCAGTCCTCGGTGGTGCCGTCCGGCAGCTCCACCCGCGCCATCTTCCCCTCGATGCCGTCGACGGTGACGTAGCTGATGCCCGGGTCCTCGTTACGCTGCTCGGGTGACATGTCCCACGCTAGCGCACGTAGAATGCCCGGTTGACGTCCAGTGTTGCCTCAGGCACGTGCCCCACGAGAGCAGAGGCAAAACACCCTGGATGACTCGGCGGCCAAGGAGAAGTCACAGGCCCGGTCCGCGGCGTGCTCATTCCGGCAAAGTGCAGCCAGCCCAGGGTGGACCAGTTGGGGGCTGCGCGAGGCTCCAGACGCGCGTCCCGGCTCGCCCTCCAAACCCATCATGCAGGTAAGCAGGCAGGTCTCAATGCCAGGTCACTCTCAATCATCTGCTTAAAATGTGTCCCAGACGCTTTCGCCTCGCCAACAGGAGAACCGGGGCGCATTTGAAAGCCGGACAGAATTCATGTTTTTCCAAAAAGTCTGTCCAGCACGGTGTCGGGCGATGCATAACGGTCCCTGTCATGGGCCATTCGGTGGGCCAGGAATGCAGCGGCAAGCCGCTGCACCCCCAACAGCAGCACCTTCTTTCCGGGCGGCCGATTTTTGTGGGGCACATAGCCGCCCAGATGGGCCAGGAGCAACACCGTCGGCTCGTCCAGGTTATCGCTCAACTCAAAGACATAGGCCGCTGCCAGCCAGGCCAGCGCCACCAGGGTGCGCAGCGCCTCAAAGTCCAGCACCCGCACGTCTTCCCAGCCTAACGCAGTTTTGGTCCAGGCAAAGACGTCTTCGATACTCCAGCGCCGCAAGTAGAGCCTGATCACCTGCCCGGCCTCAACGCCGGGCGAGACCGTCAGGCTTGTCAGCAAGGTCCACCCGTGTTCCTCTCCTGTGGGACGGCCAGGGAAGCTCAAGTGGACGACGTTCATACGCAATTTGCCGCTGTCCAGCCACACTTCCCTGGCCCGCAACTCAGTGCGTGTGGGCCGCCACTTGATACGGCCATTACGGACGATGGGACGGGACATCTCAAAACGGTGTGAGATCGGCGCAAGCTGCGCGGCAGCTTGCAGAGGTTGTTCCGTTGCGGTGGGCGTCAGGCGAGTTCGTCGGGTGGTGTGCTGCACGCGCACGACAAAATCAACCTGGAGACGACGCAGACGGCGCAAGATGTTCTGGTCGTCGAAGCCCCGGTCCAACACGAAAATGATGCGTCCCACGGAGGCCGCGCGCAGATTCCGGACGATCTGGCTCAGGGCCTGCAGCACGATGGACTTTTCGCTG from Deinococcus aerolatus harbors:
- a CDS encoding excalibur calcium-binding domain-containing protein, which produces MRRLLLLAALLSGGALAQTALPGVLTIRFLDVGQGDAVLITAPEGQSLLYDGGRSEKRMTELLTQYGVRSLAVVAASHGDADHVTGLIPAVQRFKPKFFLNNGIAATTQTFGKLTTAVKTAGTQGLLASDRVINLGSVKVTVLPPPPGMPRGDQNLNSVGLLVEYGAFRALMTGDSETAETQGWLKTYPASKLGPIDVYKSIHHGAKNGDSPAWLRAVRPSNVVIGVGPNNYGHPTSEALALYKSVGAAIYRTDLNGTVTVTVQPGGKYNLSAVKGTGTTPQTRPAAPVPRAPTRVPALPPSSVTYPNCAAVRAAGKAPLLIGQPGYSRKLDRDGDGRACE
- a CDS encoding DUF3006 domain-containing protein — its product is MSPEQRNEDPGISYVTVDGIEGKMARVELPDGTTEDWRLASLPTGVKEGDVVRLDVQGGDVDLEVDHEETDRRHALGQRTLDRLNAQTPAGDLDL
- a CDS encoding transposase, whose translation is MILHGERRLRRLIHHQHQRSHLRADTLTDCLQVQGAQSFSGEDEVIVILDGSDLRKPHSQKLEYLDTVRDLGGHPVAGYHTLNALGMTPDGRHRLVYHTTYSTQAPGFLSEKSIVLQALSQIVRNLRAASVGRIIFVLDRGFDDQNILRRLRRLQVDFVVRVQHTTRRTRLTPTATEQPLQAAAQLAPISHRFEMSRPIVRNGRIKWRPTRTELRAREVWLDSGKLRMNVVHLSFPGRPTGEEHGWTLLTSLTVSPGVEAGQVIRLYLRRWSIEDVFAWTKTALGWEDVRVLDFEALRTLVALAWLAAAYVFELSDNLDEPTVLLLAHLGGYVPHKNRPPGKKVLLLGVQRLAAAFLAHRMAHDRDRYASPDTVLDRLFGKT